In a single window of the Neodiprion virginianus isolate iyNeoVirg1 chromosome 1, iyNeoVirg1.1, whole genome shotgun sequence genome:
- the LOC124310373 gene encoding uncharacterized protein LOC124310373: protein MNRVLFGLAVLALAAREVNMLKCHMCSSFSNEDCKDHTKDTNIPLVECDNRALTKWHGEMVQTPVLQNIVHVFEIDQPVNHNQNIEIINPACAKMNLKVGLQKYTLRTCQTAKTASLDPCEVIRTKLQKSGVGSGVVVDYCDLCTSEGCNGAYGLSPPKMIQLVFGFIGLMLLQAYQHCIA, encoded by the exons atgaaCCGTGTCTTGTTTGGCTTGGCTGTGCTTGCGTTGGCGGCTCGAGaag TGAATATGTTGAAATGCCACATGTGCAGCTCCTTCTCTAATGAGGACTGCAAGGATCATACCAAGGATACAAACATACCGCTTGTCGAATGCGACAACAGAGCCCTGACCAAATGGCACGGTGAAATGGTGCAGACTCCAGTCCTTCAAAACATCGTTCACGTATTCGAGATTGATCAGCCAGTGAACCATAACCAGAACATCGAGATTATCAATCCTGCATGTGCCAAGATGAATCTGAAAG TTGGGCTCCAGAAATACACATTGAGGACTTGCCAGACCGCCAAGACTGCATCCTTGGATCCGTGCGAAGTCATCCGCACCAAATTGCAGAAAAGTGGTGTCGGAAGTGGCGTTGTCGTCGATTACTGTGACCTCTGCACAAGCGAAGGTTGCAACGGGGCTTACGGTCTTTCACCCCCTAAGATGATCCAGTTGGTCTTTGGGTTCATTGGCTTGATGCTGCTCCAAGCTTATCAGCACTGCATCGCGTAA
- the LOC124310551 gene encoding uncharacterized protein LOC124310551: MHVQVLYLLMSVYVLSHCEVDALLCFECNSHNDSRCAEALPPDVLKKDCSDHVEGSKYTMCRKITQVIEFSVNGLPADSRVIRGCGWDESNYMGRCYQRSGFGGRQEVCSCVGDYCNGATESRISIFLIATVIVGFLAFWRN; the protein is encoded by the exons ATGCACGTGCAAGTTTTGTATCTACTTATGAGTGTCTACGTCCTAAGTCACTGTG AGGTGGACGCCCTGCTGTGCTTCGAATGCAACAGCCACAACGATAGCCGTTGCGCCGAGGCTCTCCCTCCGGATGTCTTGAAGAAAGATTGCTCCGACCATGTTGAGGGTTCGAAGTACACGATGTGTCGCAAAATTACCCAAGTCATTGAATTCAGCGTCAATGGGC TGCCAGCAGATTCACGCGTCATCAGGGGCTGCGGCTGGGACGAATCAAACTACATGGGAAGGTGTTACCAGAGAAGCGGATTTGGAGGTCGTCAAGAAGTCTGTTCCTGCGTAGGAGACTACTGCAACGGTGCTACGGAGTCGAGGATCAGCATCTTTCTGATCGCCACTGTCATTGTTGGCTTCCTAGCCTTTTGGCGCAACTAG